One window of Triticum dicoccoides isolate Atlit2015 ecotype Zavitan chromosome 5A, WEW_v2.0, whole genome shotgun sequence genomic DNA carries:
- the LOC119301108 gene encoding DNA-binding protein SMUBP-2-like isoform X2 produces MAMKQAKYQFLFSSSATVLHLRRSELKLLSSPSFLSSTSSAPISSLHQGHLRLVPSASPTEQVLLPDDSHSTTPNGTSSNGNRNKGRRRSRRKSKETAKEEKERVPSAEEVSIRMAEAYESGDPLGRKELGRCVMQWLKLGMCSMASTFASTEVQNDGAAFSLDGGSSEGTLEFMILAQPYLAATPMPKGHEALCLKASTHYPTLFDHFQRELREVLLKHQNQGLISDWRSTESWMLLKKSAKSAQHRQGARKPKAPAMHNLLGISLDKTRLMQTKIEDFVKKMSDLLNIERDAELEFTQEELNATPTMDSAAKQPLKPVEYLVSHGQAEQEQCDTVCNLNVISTSTGLGGLRLVLFRVEGTHKLPPSTLSPGDMVCVRTCNSQGEVGTSCVQGFIHNLGEDGCSITVSLKSRPGDPTFSKFSGKSVRIDRIQALADGLTYERNCEALILLQRKGLQKTNACIGVVATLFGDKEDMTMLEQSNLTDWGASAIQDNGLLGKYKYDFDASQSQAIALGLNKKRPVLVIQGPPGTGKTGLLSYLIDCAVRQGERVLVTAPSNAAVDNMVEKLSGTGLNIVRVGNPARISPSVSSRSLGELVKRRLAKFTQEFQRKKSNLRKDLKQCIQDDSLAAGIRQLLKKLGKNFRKKENEIIKEVLSNADVVLSTNIGAADPLIKEIGFFDLVIIDEAGQAIEPSCWIPILRGKRCILAGDQHQLAPVILSREAMQGGLGMSLLERASSLHDELLTTKLTMQYRMHESIANWASNEMYFGLLKSSSSVASRLLFDYPSIQEGTT; encoded by the exons ATGGCCATGAAGCAGGCTAAATATCA GTTCTTATTTTCTTCTTCTGCTACCGTGCTACACCTAAGGAGGAGTGAACTGAAGCTACTTTCATCGCCATCTTTCCTGTCCAGCACTAGTTCTGCTCCTATCTCTTCTTTACATCAAGGTCATCTCCGATTGGTCCCATCTGCAAGCCCTACAGAACAAGTACTATTACCAGATGATTCTCATTCAACAACTCCTAATGGCACCAGCAGTAATGGAAACagaaacaagggaaggaggagaagCAGGAGAAAGAGCAAGGAGACAGCAAAAGAAGAAAAGGAACGTGTACCATCTGCAGAAGAAGTGTCCATCAGAATGGCTGAGGCCTATGAAAGTGGTGACCCCCTTGGGCGGAAGGAGCTGGGCCGGTGTGTGATGCAATGGCTAAAGCTGGGCATGTGCTCAATGGCCTCCACATTTGCTTCCACGGAAGTGCAGAATGATGGAGCAGCATTCTCATTGGATGGGGGGTCATCTGAAGGCACCCTGGAGTTTATGATTCTGGCACAGCCTTACCTCGCTGCCACTCCCATGCCCAAGGGACATGAAGCTCTCTGCCTGAAAGCCTCCACCCACTACCCCACCCTCTTTGACCACTTCCAACGTGAACTCCGGGAGGTCTTGTTGAAACACCAGAACCAGGGCCTTATTTCTGATTGGCGCTCCACAGAATCCTGGATGCTTCTGAAAAAATCAGCAAAGTCTGCCCAGCACCGACAAGGTGCCCGCAAACCTAAAGCTCCTGCGATGCACAATCTCCTTGGCATAAGCCTCGACAAGACAAGGCTGATGCAGACCAAAATTGAAGACTTTGTCAAGAAAATGTCAGACCTTCTAAACATCGAGCGCGATGCAGAGCTGGAATTCACCCAGGAAGAGTTGAATGCCACCCCAACAATGGATAGTGCAGCAAAGCAGCCACTCAAGCCAGTCGAGTATTTGGTGAGTCATGGTCAGGCAGAACAAGAGCAGTGTGACACTGTTTGCAATTTGAATGTTATCAGTACCTCAACTG GCTTGGGAGGCCTACGTTTGGTTCTGTTTAGAGTGGAAGGTACCCATAAACTGCCTCCATCAACACTTTCCCCTGGGGACATGGTTTGTGTGAGGACATGCAATAGCCAGGGCGAGGTTGGCACTTCTTGCGTGCAAGGCTTTATACATAATCTTGGTGAGGATGGCTGTAGTATTACTGTTTCTTTGAAATCCCGCCCTGGTGATCCTACCTTCTCCAAGTTTTCTGGAAAAAGTGTGCGGATCGACAGGATACAAGCATTGGCTGATGGACTTACATACGAG CGGAATTGTGAAGCACTGATACTTCTGCAGAGGAAAGGTTTGCAGAAAACAAATGCTTGTATTGGGGTAGTAGCCACTCTGTTTGGGGACAAGGAAGACATGACGATGCTGGAGCAGAGTAACCTGACTGATTGGGGTGCATCAGCAATACAGGACAATGGTTTACTGGGGAAGTATAAGTATGACTTCGATGCCTCGCAGTCACAGGCTATTGCACTAGGGTTGAACAAGAAAAGGCCTGTCCTAGTTATCCAAGGGCCACCTGGTACAGGCAAGACTGGTTTGCTTAGTTATCTCATCGACTGTGCTGTCCGACAGGGTGAACGTGTTCTTGTAACAGCTCCAAGCAATGCAGCAGTTGATAACATGGTGGAGAAATTGTCAGGTACTGGGCTTAACATTGTCCGAGTTGGAAATCCTGCTAGGATATCCCCGTCCGTTTCATCAAGGTCCTTGGGAGAGCTTGTGAAGAGGAGGCTTGCAAAGTTCACACAAGAGTTTCAGAGGAAAAAATCTAACTTAAGAAAGGACCTAAAGCAGTGTATACAGGACGATTCTTTAGCTGCAGGAATACGGCAACTACTGAAAAAACTTGGGAAGAACTTCAGAAAGAAGGAGAATGAAATAATCAAGGAGGTACTTTCAAATGCTGATGTTGTCCTATCAACTAATATAGGGGCAGCTGATCCGCTTATCAAGGAAATTGGTTTTTTTGACCTCGTCATTATAGATGAAGCTGGACAAGCAATTGAACCCTCATGCTGGATCCCTATACTACGGGGAAAGCGATGCATTCTTGCTGGTGATCAACACCAACTTGCACCTGTAATATTATCAAGGGAGGCTATGCAAGGTGGCCTAGGGATGTCTTTATTGGAGAGGGCTTCATCATTGCACGATGAACTACTGACTACAAAGTTAACAATGCAATACAGAATGCACGAGTCAATAGCCAATTGGGCATCGAACGAGATGTATTTTGGGTTGCTCAAATCTTCATCATCCGTTGCTTCTCGCCTTCTTTTTGATTATCCATCTATCCAG GAGGGtaccacttga
- the LOC119301108 gene encoding DNA-binding protein SMUBP-2-like isoform X1, with protein MAMKQAKYQFLFSSSATVLHLRRSELKLLSSPSFLSSTSSAPISSLHQGHLRLVPSASPTEQVLLPDDSHSTTPNGTSSNGNRNKGRRRSRRKSKETAKEEKERVPSAEEVSIRMAEAYESGDPLGRKELGRCVMQWLKLGMCSMASTFASTEVQNDGAAFSLDGGSSEGTLEFMILAQPYLAATPMPKGHEALCLKASTHYPTLFDHFQRELREVLLKHQNQGLISDWRSTESWMLLKKSAKSAQHRQGARKPKAPAMHNLLGISLDKTRLMQTKIEDFVKKMSDLLNIERDAELEFTQEELNATPTMDSAAKQPLKPVEYLVSHGQAEQEQCDTVCNLNVISTSTGLGGLRLVLFRVEGTHKLPPSTLSPGDMVCVRTCNSQGEVGTSCVQGFIHNLGEDGCSITVSLKSRPGDPTFSKFSGKSVRIDRIQALADGLTYERNCEALILLQRKGLQKTNACIGVVATLFGDKEDMTMLEQSNLTDWGASAIQDNGLLGKYKYDFDASQSQAIALGLNKKRPVLVIQGPPGTGKTGLLSYLIDCAVRQGERVLVTAPSNAAVDNMVEKLSGTGLNIVRVGNPARISPSVSSRSLGELVKRRLAKFTQEFQRKKSNLRKDLKQCIQDDSLAAGIRQLLKKLGKNFRKKENEIIKEVLSNADVVLSTNIGAADPLIKEIGFFDLVIIDEAGQAIEPSCWIPILRGKRCILAGDQHQLAPVILSREAMQGGLGMSLLERASSLHDELLTTKLTMQYRMHESIANWASNEMYFGLLKSSSSVASRLLFDYPSIQETWITRCALLLLDTRMPYGSLNIDCEEHLDLAGTGSFYNSGEADIVAQHVINLVLCGVSPTSIAVQSPYIAQVQLLRDRLEEYPEALGVEVSTIDSFQGREADAVVISMVRSNSLGAVGFLGDNRRMNVAITRARRHVALVCDSSTICNNEFLARLLRHIRQHGQVRHVEPGSYGGDYGLGFSPPALPSIN; from the exons ATGGCCATGAAGCAGGCTAAATATCA GTTCTTATTTTCTTCTTCTGCTACCGTGCTACACCTAAGGAGGAGTGAACTGAAGCTACTTTCATCGCCATCTTTCCTGTCCAGCACTAGTTCTGCTCCTATCTCTTCTTTACATCAAGGTCATCTCCGATTGGTCCCATCTGCAAGCCCTACAGAACAAGTACTATTACCAGATGATTCTCATTCAACAACTCCTAATGGCACCAGCAGTAATGGAAACagaaacaagggaaggaggagaagCAGGAGAAAGAGCAAGGAGACAGCAAAAGAAGAAAAGGAACGTGTACCATCTGCAGAAGAAGTGTCCATCAGAATGGCTGAGGCCTATGAAAGTGGTGACCCCCTTGGGCGGAAGGAGCTGGGCCGGTGTGTGATGCAATGGCTAAAGCTGGGCATGTGCTCAATGGCCTCCACATTTGCTTCCACGGAAGTGCAGAATGATGGAGCAGCATTCTCATTGGATGGGGGGTCATCTGAAGGCACCCTGGAGTTTATGATTCTGGCACAGCCTTACCTCGCTGCCACTCCCATGCCCAAGGGACATGAAGCTCTCTGCCTGAAAGCCTCCACCCACTACCCCACCCTCTTTGACCACTTCCAACGTGAACTCCGGGAGGTCTTGTTGAAACACCAGAACCAGGGCCTTATTTCTGATTGGCGCTCCACAGAATCCTGGATGCTTCTGAAAAAATCAGCAAAGTCTGCCCAGCACCGACAAGGTGCCCGCAAACCTAAAGCTCCTGCGATGCACAATCTCCTTGGCATAAGCCTCGACAAGACAAGGCTGATGCAGACCAAAATTGAAGACTTTGTCAAGAAAATGTCAGACCTTCTAAACATCGAGCGCGATGCAGAGCTGGAATTCACCCAGGAAGAGTTGAATGCCACCCCAACAATGGATAGTGCAGCAAAGCAGCCACTCAAGCCAGTCGAGTATTTGGTGAGTCATGGTCAGGCAGAACAAGAGCAGTGTGACACTGTTTGCAATTTGAATGTTATCAGTACCTCAACTG GCTTGGGAGGCCTACGTTTGGTTCTGTTTAGAGTGGAAGGTACCCATAAACTGCCTCCATCAACACTTTCCCCTGGGGACATGGTTTGTGTGAGGACATGCAATAGCCAGGGCGAGGTTGGCACTTCTTGCGTGCAAGGCTTTATACATAATCTTGGTGAGGATGGCTGTAGTATTACTGTTTCTTTGAAATCCCGCCCTGGTGATCCTACCTTCTCCAAGTTTTCTGGAAAAAGTGTGCGGATCGACAGGATACAAGCATTGGCTGATGGACTTACATACGAG CGGAATTGTGAAGCACTGATACTTCTGCAGAGGAAAGGTTTGCAGAAAACAAATGCTTGTATTGGGGTAGTAGCCACTCTGTTTGGGGACAAGGAAGACATGACGATGCTGGAGCAGAGTAACCTGACTGATTGGGGTGCATCAGCAATACAGGACAATGGTTTACTGGGGAAGTATAAGTATGACTTCGATGCCTCGCAGTCACAGGCTATTGCACTAGGGTTGAACAAGAAAAGGCCTGTCCTAGTTATCCAAGGGCCACCTGGTACAGGCAAGACTGGTTTGCTTAGTTATCTCATCGACTGTGCTGTCCGACAGGGTGAACGTGTTCTTGTAACAGCTCCAAGCAATGCAGCAGTTGATAACATGGTGGAGAAATTGTCAGGTACTGGGCTTAACATTGTCCGAGTTGGAAATCCTGCTAGGATATCCCCGTCCGTTTCATCAAGGTCCTTGGGAGAGCTTGTGAAGAGGAGGCTTGCAAAGTTCACACAAGAGTTTCAGAGGAAAAAATCTAACTTAAGAAAGGACCTAAAGCAGTGTATACAGGACGATTCTTTAGCTGCAGGAATACGGCAACTACTGAAAAAACTTGGGAAGAACTTCAGAAAGAAGGAGAATGAAATAATCAAGGAGGTACTTTCAAATGCTGATGTTGTCCTATCAACTAATATAGGGGCAGCTGATCCGCTTATCAAGGAAATTGGTTTTTTTGACCTCGTCATTATAGATGAAGCTGGACAAGCAATTGAACCCTCATGCTGGATCCCTATACTACGGGGAAAGCGATGCATTCTTGCTGGTGATCAACACCAACTTGCACCTGTAATATTATCAAGGGAGGCTATGCAAGGTGGCCTAGGGATGTCTTTATTGGAGAGGGCTTCATCATTGCACGATGAACTACTGACTACAAAGTTAACAATGCAATACAGAATGCACGAGTCAATAGCCAATTGGGCATCGAACGAGATGTATTTTGGGTTGCTCAAATCTTCATCATCCGTTGCTTCTCGCCTTCTTTTTGATTATCCATCTATCCAG gaaaCTTGGATAACTCGGTGTGCCTTGCTTTTACTTGACACCCGAATGCCATATGGAAGCCTAAATATTGACTGTGAGGAGCATTTAGACCTGGCTGGAACAGGCTCATTTTATAACAGCGGCGAGGCAGATATAGTTGCACAACATGTCATCAATCTTGTACTGTGTG GGGTCTCTCCAACTTCCATTGCTGTTCAGTCGCCTTACATTGCTCAGGTACAACTTTTAAGAGATAGACTAGAAGAATATCCAGAGGCTTTGGGTGTTGAGGTGTCAACCATAGATAGCTTCCAGGGGAGGGAGGCAGATGCGGTGGTCATATCAATG GTTCGGTCAAACTCCTTGGGAGCGGTAGGGTTCCTTGGCGACAACAGGCGCATGAACGTAGCCATTACCAGGGCACGGAGGCATGTCGCACTTGTGTGCGATAGTTCTACGATTTGCAACAATGAGTTCCTGGCCAGGCTCCTTCGCCATATCCGTCAGCATGGCCAAGTAAGGCATGTTGAACCTGGTTCCTACGGTGGTGATTATGGCCTTGGCTTCAGCCCACCTGCTTTGCCTTCCATCAATTAG